From the genome of Cellvibrio japonicus Ueda107, one region includes:
- a CDS encoding SymE family type I addiction module toxin → MAKRNDKPEFRSTAKFPYHRQLKVREGYYDYQFHSPTFRKKSRPRFVPFILLKGYWLEQANLPIGTELQVTVSPGQIILSASSDG, encoded by the coding sequence ATGGCTAAGCGCAATGATAAGCCAGAGTTCCGCTCGACTGCAAAGTTTCCCTACCATCGCCAGCTCAAAGTCCGCGAAGGCTATTACGATTATCAGTTCCACAGCCCGACCTTCCGCAAAAAGTCCCGCCCGCGGTTTGTGCCGTTTATCCTGCTCAAAGGTTATTGGCTGGAGCAGGCTAACCTGCCGATTGGTACCGAGCTGCAAGTGACTGTCAGCCCCGGTCAAATCATCCTTTCCGCTTCATCCGATGGATAG
- a CDS encoding DUF6680 family protein, which produces MVLSSLVSGLAGVAVSTFYYRRHEQRKSKLDTLKRFMANRYDLTGDEFSRALNEIFIAYHSSAKVMNALNRHHKAVTTPGVDSEDELIVLIKAMCHDVNVSYREMNDSFFLRPYNTRPTSRQP; this is translated from the coding sequence ATGGTCCTATCATCTTTAGTATCGGGCTTGGCCGGAGTAGCAGTATCAACCTTTTACTACAGGCGCCATGAACAGCGAAAATCGAAACTGGACACGCTAAAGCGGTTCATGGCGAATCGGTACGATTTGACTGGCGACGAATTCTCTCGAGCATTAAACGAGATATTCATTGCGTACCATAGCTCAGCGAAGGTGATGAACGCTCTAAATCGTCACCACAAAGCCGTTACTACTCCTGGGGTAGATTCCGAAGATGAGTTGATCGTCCTGATCAAGGCAATGTGTCACGACGTCAATGTCAGCTATCGCGAAATGAATGACTCTTTCTTCTTGCGCCCTTATAACACCAGGCCAACGAGTCGACAGCCATAA
- a CDS encoding cupin domain-containing protein, with protein MIAPLTHLGDMPIEEFLRDYWQKKPLLIRNAFPGFESPIAPDELAGLALEEEVESRIVLENGATPWELRNGPFDEDTFAKLPEKRWTLLVQAVDQWVPEVNQLLDYFRFIPNWRLDDLMISYAPDQGGVGPHFDYYDVFLLQGLGKRHWKIGQVCDNNSPRVEGTRLKILSEFHTTDEWVLEPGDMLYIPPGIAHWGNAVGDDCMTYSIGFRAPSHADILSEIGQEVALNIADDLRYSDPDLKRQSNPGEIGPEAIAQLQHIIQQHLTPETIAHWFGKYMTERKYLEQTDEEPLEIDADDWQAALADGQLLWRHPAARLAFHSDKNGTFLFADGEAINCSRELAELVCAETEISWVQIKPFVQEPFDVAALSQLINQETLLIDE; from the coding sequence ATGATTGCTCCCCTCACCCATCTCGGCGATATGCCCATCGAAGAATTCCTGCGCGATTACTGGCAGAAAAAACCGCTGCTGATCCGCAATGCTTTTCCCGGCTTTGAATCGCCCATTGCGCCCGATGAACTGGCGGGTTTGGCGCTGGAGGAAGAGGTGGAGTCGCGCATTGTGCTGGAAAATGGAGCAACCCCCTGGGAATTGCGCAACGGCCCCTTCGACGAAGATACCTTTGCCAAGCTGCCGGAAAAACGCTGGACGCTGCTGGTTCAAGCCGTAGACCAATGGGTACCCGAGGTAAACCAGTTGCTGGATTATTTCCGCTTTATTCCCAACTGGCGCCTGGATGACCTGATGATCAGCTACGCCCCCGACCAGGGCGGTGTCGGCCCCCACTTCGATTACTACGATGTGTTCCTGCTGCAGGGACTGGGCAAGCGCCACTGGAAAATCGGCCAAGTGTGCGATAACAACTCACCGCGTGTGGAAGGCACGCGCTTGAAAATCTTGAGCGAATTCCACACCACCGATGAATGGGTACTGGAACCCGGCGATATGCTGTATATCCCGCCCGGCATCGCCCACTGGGGCAATGCGGTGGGTGATGACTGCATGACCTACTCTATTGGTTTCCGCGCTCCCAGCCATGCCGATATCCTCTCCGAAATCGGCCAGGAAGTTGCGCTGAATATTGCCGACGACCTGCGCTACAGCGATCCGGATTTAAAGCGGCAAAGCAATCCCGGTGAAATCGGCCCCGAGGCCATTGCACAATTGCAGCACATCATCCAGCAACACCTGACGCCGGAAACCATTGCGCACTGGTTCGGCAAATACATGACCGAGCGCAAATACCTGGAGCAAACCGACGAGGAACCACTGGAAATCGATGCCGACGACTGGCAAGCCGCACTGGCCGATGGCCAATTGCTGTGGCGCCACCCGGCAGCGCGCCTCGCCTTCCACAGCGATAAAAACGGCACCTTTTTATTTGCCGATGGTGAAGCGATTAACTGTTCACGCGAACTGGCTGAGTTAGTCTGCGCCGAAACAGAAATCAGCTGGGTGCAAATCAAACCCTTCGTGCAAGAACCTTTTGATGTGGCAGCGTTATCACAATTAATCAATCAAGAAACGCTGTTAATCGACGAATAA
- a CDS encoding IS110 family transposase, with protein MNTTTNAHIDCRERHVGIDIGKSMLDVCIYELDVYLQHPNTPEGIRTLLKKLSRYKLTRILVEATGGYERGLVEACTEKELPVIIVQPTQVRQFAKAQGIIAKTDKLDSRLIARFGAVMKPEVRPLNSKKVRYIRDLLSRKRQLNEMRTQELNRQHKAPAILAATHKRLIKVLDKEIEWVNQLLAKAVSEVTEWQRTYEILNSVPGVGDGVTFTLLLHDIDHFPS; from the coding sequence ATGAATACAACTACCAACGCACACATTGATTGCCGCGAAAGACATGTAGGAATCGACATCGGTAAAAGCATGCTGGATGTGTGCATTTACGAACTTGATGTTTATTTGCAACACCCCAACACCCCGGAAGGAATTCGCACGTTACTGAAAAAACTATCGCGTTACAAGCTGACCCGCATTCTGGTTGAGGCAACCGGTGGCTACGAACGCGGCTTGGTAGAAGCCTGCACGGAAAAAGAATTGCCGGTCATCATTGTGCAGCCAACCCAGGTGCGCCAGTTCGCCAAAGCCCAAGGCATTATTGCCAAAACGGACAAGCTGGATTCGCGCTTAATCGCACGATTTGGTGCTGTAATGAAGCCGGAGGTTAGGCCATTAAACAGTAAAAAAGTCCGCTATATCAGAGACTTGTTATCGCGTAAGCGTCAATTGAATGAGATGCGAACCCAGGAGCTCAACCGTCAGCACAAGGCGCCTGCCATACTGGCAGCAACGCATAAGCGCCTGATCAAAGTGCTTGATAAAGAGATCGAATGGGTCAACCAGTTACTGGCCAAAGCGGTCAGCGAAGTGACCGAATGGCAGCGCACTTATGAGATTTTAAATTCTGTTCCAGGTGTGGGTGATGGCGTCACCTTTACCTTGCTTTTGCACGATATTGACCATTTTCCTTCTTAA
- the purB gene encoding adenylosuccinate lyase — translation MSNSFDTLSALNAVSPVDGRYGSKTTALRKIFSEFGLIRFRVEVEVRWLQQLSRHAQISEVPEFSAATNSFLDNLVANFDENQAQQIKDIERTTNHDVKAVEYFLKKQFAGNTELEAVLEFVHFACTSEDINNLSHALMLREGREEFLKDAEAIVAGIVKLAHDYAEVPMLSRTHGQTASPTTVGKEMANVAARLRRQVNAVKAVELLGKINGAVGNYNAHLSAYPSIDWQANAQQFVQSLGLTWNPYTTQIEPHDYIAELFDAVARFNTILIDFDRDVWGYISLGYFKQKTIAGEVGSSTMPHKVNPIDFENSEGNLGIANAIFTHLAQKLPISRWQRDLTDSTVLRNMGVGFGYSMIAYASTLKGMGKLELNRARLEEDLDNAWEVLAEPIQTVMRRYNVEEPYEKLKALTRGQAITKELMTQFVETLDIPEEAKQLLRELTPATYIGNAVDQANAI, via the coding sequence ATGAGCAATTCCTTCGACACCCTCTCGGCCCTCAACGCCGTCTCCCCGGTAGATGGCCGCTACGGCAGCAAAACCACTGCCCTGCGTAAAATTTTCAGCGAATTCGGTTTAATCCGTTTCCGTGTCGAAGTGGAAGTGCGCTGGCTGCAACAGTTAAGCCGCCATGCACAAATCAGCGAAGTGCCCGAATTCAGTGCCGCAACCAATAGCTTCTTGGATAACCTGGTTGCCAACTTTGACGAAAACCAGGCGCAGCAAATCAAAGACATTGAACGCACCACCAACCACGACGTAAAAGCCGTGGAATACTTCCTCAAAAAACAATTCGCCGGCAACACCGAGCTGGAAGCTGTTCTCGAATTCGTACACTTTGCCTGCACGTCGGAAGACATCAATAACCTGTCCCACGCCCTGATGCTGCGCGAAGGCCGTGAAGAATTCCTGAAAGACGCTGAGGCAATTGTGGCCGGCATTGTGAAACTGGCCCACGACTATGCCGAGGTACCCATGCTCTCGCGCACCCACGGCCAAACCGCATCACCCACCACCGTGGGTAAGGAAATGGCCAACGTGGCCGCACGCCTGCGCCGCCAGGTCAACGCGGTAAAAGCAGTGGAACTGCTGGGCAAAATCAACGGCGCCGTGGGCAACTACAACGCGCACCTGTCCGCCTACCCAAGCATCGACTGGCAAGCCAACGCACAACAATTTGTGCAAAGCCTGGGCCTGACCTGGAACCCCTATACCACCCAGATCGAGCCCCACGACTACATCGCCGAACTGTTCGATGCGGTTGCGCGCTTCAACACCATCCTGATCGACTTCGACCGCGATGTCTGGGGCTATATCTCCCTCGGCTACTTCAAGCAAAAAACCATCGCCGGCGAAGTGGGTTCCTCCACCATGCCGCACAAGGTCAATCCTATCGACTTTGAAAACTCCGAAGGCAACCTGGGCATCGCCAATGCTATTTTCACCCACCTGGCGCAAAAGCTGCCCATCTCCCGCTGGCAGCGCGACCTCACCGACTCCACGGTGCTGCGCAATATGGGTGTAGGCTTTGGCTACAGCATGATCGCCTACGCTTCCACGTTAAAAGGCATGGGCAAGCTCGAATTAAATCGCGCGCGCCTGGAGGAAGACCTGGACAACGCCTGGGAAGTGCTGGCCGAACCTATCCAAACCGTGATGCGCCGCTACAATGTAGAAGAACCCTACGAAAAATTAAAAGCGCTGACCCGCGGCCAGGCCATCACCAAAGAGCTGATGACCCAATTTGTGGAAACCCTGGATATCCCCGAAGAAGCCAAACAGTTATTGCGTGAACTGACCCCTGCAACCTACATAGGTAATGCGGTAGATCAAGCCAACGCCATTTAA
- a CDS encoding GNAT family N-acetyltransferase — protein MAVEILKTDWQTHSAELTRVRTLVFMEEQQVSAEDEWDGLDNSATHFLVTDNQQTIGCARLLQEHHNGQTLFHIGRVAILKPRRGQGIGHQLMQVVINHCRQLSPTTPIYLHAQCERQHFYEVLGFEVEGDIFIDAGIPHISMRYKTQ, from the coding sequence ATGGCTGTTGAAATATTAAAGACTGACTGGCAAACCCACAGTGCGGAACTCACCCGAGTCCGCACGCTGGTTTTTATGGAAGAACAACAGGTCTCAGCGGAAGATGAATGGGACGGATTGGACAACAGTGCCACGCATTTTCTGGTCACCGACAATCAACAAACCATAGGCTGCGCACGTTTGCTACAGGAACATCACAACGGCCAAACCCTATTCCATATTGGACGTGTCGCCATACTCAAACCCCGGCGCGGGCAAGGTATTGGCCACCAATTAATGCAGGTAGTCATTAACCACTGCCGGCAACTCTCGCCAACAACCCCTATCTACCTGCACGCCCAATGCGAGCGGCAGCATTTTTACGAGGTGTTGGGCTTTGAAGTTGAAGGCGACATCTTTATAGATGCAGGTATTCCCCACATCAGTATGCGCTACAAAACACAATGA
- the hflD gene encoding high frequency lysogenization protein HflD, producing the protein MSKNWQDITLALAGIFQATHLVDQVARTGHLPPDAFKCSIESLLDLNPPDTLAVYGGDAANLRTGLEIMRELLRPSSSKYRETLRYGLGVLHLQKKLAGRRDMLGVIGSRIDQAAQQAETFGSTHDNVIANLGGLYSETISTFRYRIQVNGEYQYLQQTRIANQIRALLLAAIRSAMLWRQVGGNRWQLLFYRKQISWQVEDLLRRM; encoded by the coding sequence GTGAGCAAAAACTGGCAAGACATTACCCTCGCCCTGGCGGGCATTTTCCAGGCCACCCACCTGGTTGACCAGGTGGCGCGCACCGGCCATTTGCCGCCGGATGCCTTCAAATGCAGTATTGAAAGCCTGCTTGACCTGAATCCACCTGACACCCTGGCCGTTTATGGTGGCGATGCCGCCAACCTGCGCACCGGCCTTGAAATCATGCGCGAGCTGTTGCGCCCTAGCTCATCCAAATACCGTGAAACCCTGCGTTATGGGCTTGGGGTGTTACACCTGCAAAAAAAGCTCGCCGGACGCCGCGATATGCTCGGCGTGATCGGCAGCCGCATCGACCAGGCGGCCCAGCAAGCGGAAACCTTTGGCAGTACCCACGACAATGTGATTGCCAACCTCGGCGGCCTCTATAGCGAAACCATCAGCACTTTCCGCTACCGCATCCAGGTCAATGGCGAATACCAGTACTTGCAACAAACCCGTATCGCTAACCAGATTCGCGCCCTGCTGCTCGCCGCCATCCGCTCCGCCATGCTCTGGCGCCAGGTGGGCGGCAACCGCTGGCAGCTGTTGTTTTATCGCAAGCAAATCTCCTGGCAGGTAGAGGATTTATTGCGCCGGATGTGA
- a CDS encoding transposase yields the protein MPRYKNPRRTWAYSTEFKIRAVKLSSDPDYKINDVADGLGIHP from the coding sequence ATGCCAAGGTACAAAAATCCACGTAGGACATGGGCTTATTCAACAGAATTTAAAATCCGGGCGGTCAAGCTCAGTAGCGATCCTGATTACAAAATTAACGATGTGGCAGATGGCCTTGGAATACATCCGTAA